ATATCATCAAAAATATCTGGAATTTTTTGGATATTTAAAAAACTAGGAAAAGAATGTATTGCAATATGGCTATTTTTTAACTTCTCAATTTCAAATCCTAAAGACAATATTTTACTTTTATTTTCCATTATAATATCTGATAAAACTTCTTGTGATGGAATGATTATTGGGGCTAATAAATCTTGTCTTGGAGTTTTGCTTGCTTTATGATTTAATAAAATTTCCTCATATAAAATTCTTTCATGGAAAGCATGTTGATCGAGGAACCATAATTCTTTTTCAATTTCTAAAATAATATAACAATTATCAAATTGGCCTAAATAATTTGCATATGCGAATGGATTAAATTTTTGATTATAATTATAAGACTTCAAACATTCTTCATATTTAGGAGTCTCAATAGGACTATCTTCAATTATTGTTGTTTTGTTTTCAAATTCAGGCATTTTTAATTTAGCTACTTCACTCCCTTTATTTTGCGAATAATAACTAGGTTTTAAGGTATTACTTCCAACAGATATTTGAGATTTTTTTTCTGAATTTGAAATTTTAAATAGCGACGAAAAATTATTTGAATTAATTGAACCTATATCTTTCTCTAAAGGTTTTTTTTCTTTAATCCCATGTTTCAATTGATCTTGTACTGCTATAGAAATAAATTCTTGAATAGCTAAAGAATCATAAAAACGAATTTCTGTTTTTGAGGGATGAACATTTACATCAATCCAACTTGGATCTACAGTAACAAAAACAATAGCAGGTGCTACTAAACCTTTTAGAAGTAATCCTTGATATCCTTGTAAAATTCCTGAGCGAATAACTTTATCCTTCACATATCTACCGTTCACAAAAGTTATAAAATGGCTTGGGACACTTTTTCCAAGTTCTGGTTTTCCAACAAATCCTGTTATTTCAAATGAGCCTCTTTTAAATTCTAATTGAATAAAATTATTTTTTTCAACACCAATAATTTCAGAAAATCTTTCAAGTAGAGTTCTTTTTTGAATAAAATTTAAAACCTCTCTCCCATTATGCATTAATTTAAAAGCAACAGTTGGATTGCTAAAAGCCATTGCTGTTATGAAATCATGGATATGCGCAAATTCGGTTGCAGTAGATTTTAAAAACTTTAAACGTACTGGAACATTTTTAAATATTTCTTTTACTTGGACAATTGTTCCTTTTGTCATTGAAATATTTTTTATGGAATTTTTCTCTCCGTAATTTACAATTAATTCTGAACCATATTCTTGCTCAGCAGTTTTAGAGCGAAGCGAAAAGTTTGATACAGAAGCTATGCTTGGAAGTGCTTCACCGCGAAATCCAAAACTTGAAAGCTTTTCTAAATCTGAAAACTTATTTATTTTACTAGTAGCATGTCTTTCTAGTGCTAGTACTAATTGATTCGCAGGAATTCCCTTACCATCATCAGTAATTTTTATAAGTTGTTTTCCACCATCTAACAAATCAATTACAATATTTTTTGCTTGAGCATCAATAGAATTCTCTACTAGTTCTTTAACTGCATTATAGGGGCGTTCTACAACTTCGCCTGCTTTTATTTGGTTTATTAAATGCTCTGGAAGTTTTTTAATAGTATCAATATACAAACGTTATTCCTTTTTATTTTTAATTTTAGTTTTCAGAAGTAAATTATTTATTTATTTCTTTCATTGCAGTTGCAAGTTTTTTTATTATTTCAGGATCTGTTTGTTTACTAATTGAAAGATACCTATCTCCATTTATTTCTTTTACATGGAAAGATTTTTTTACTAAATAATTTAAATTTTCTTTTACATTTTTCTTCCAAATAAATTCAATATTTTCTGCACAAATAGCAAAATCACATTTTTTGGCGATTAAAGCATGAATTGCTTCGTTTTGATCTGAAAATCTAATTAAATTTGGGAAGTTTTTTTCCGTTAAATATTGATCTCTTATATCATTACGCACGACACATATGGAGTATTTTTTAGCTTCTTCAAGAGTTTTAATTTTAATAATATTTTCTGTTTTTTGATATAAATAGGTTTTTACATTAAATAAAACACCCACAAAGTTAAAATATTTTTCTCTTTCTGAGTTTTTAGCCATTGGAAAAACAAAATAATTTTTTTCTCGTTTTGCCATCTCATAACTTCTAGCCCACGGATAAACTTTTAAATTTTCTTTCAATTTAGCTTTTTTGAAAATTTTTCTT
This is a stretch of genomic DNA from Pigmentibacter ruber. It encodes these proteins:
- the mutL gene encoding DNA mismatch repair endonuclease MutL, encoding MYIDTIKKLPEHLINQIKAGEVVERPYNAVKELVENSIDAQAKNIVIDLLDGGKQLIKITDDGKGIPANQLVLALERHATSKINKFSDLEKLSSFGFRGEALPSIASVSNFSLRSKTAEQEYGSELIVNYGEKNSIKNISMTKGTIVQVKEIFKNVPVRLKFLKSTATEFAHIHDFITAMAFSNPTVAFKLMHNGREVLNFIQKRTLLERFSEIIGVEKNNFIQLEFKRGSFEITGFVGKPELGKSVPSHFITFVNGRYVKDKVIRSGILQGYQGLLLKGLVAPAIVFVTVDPSWIDVNVHPSKTEIRFYDSLAIQEFISIAVQDQLKHGIKEKKPLEKDIGSINSNNFSSLFKISNSEKKSQISVGSNTLKPSYYSQNKGSEVAKLKMPEFENKTTIIEDSPIETPKYEECLKSYNYNQKFNPFAYANYLGQFDNCYIILEIEKELWFLDQHAFHERILYEEILLNHKASKTPRQDLLAPIIIPSQEVLSDIIMENKSKILSLGFEIEKLKNSHIAIHSFPSFLNIQKIPDIFDDIITRIVAVHGLPQGETYPIFEKISKFTIGIQEELNLIPSQLKDEDVFHLLFATMACHSAIRAGDPLNFELVQRLLQRACDVDFYSHCPHGRPVIRKFTSKDVSSWFLRT
- a CDS encoding substrate-binding periplasmic protein, translated to MKKLVLFAVILNFLSYKIIYAQELIGFTEELPGLIELDGDQLKGPVIEKVRKIFKKAKLKENLKVYPWARSYEMAKREKNYFVFPMAKNSEREKYFNFVGVLFNVKTYLYQKTENIIKIKTLEEAKKYSICVVRNDIRDQYLTEKNFPNLIRFSDQNEAIHALIAKKCDFAICAENIEFIWKKNVKENLNYLVKKSFHVKEINGDRYLSISKQTDPEIIKKLATAMKEINK